The Fusarium verticillioides 7600 chromosome 8, whole genome shotgun sequence genomic interval GCACGATACAGCGTTTCACACGAAGTATCAGCTAACGTTAGGTACAGGCAACAAGCCCAGTCAACTGTTATTAGTAGCTAGTAATATAAATCGACGGTGGAAGATGGGACCGGATGGGCCGATGTGAAAATCACATGCTAGAGATACCAGTTGATTGAACATTGCATTCAAGCCACAGTGTAAATCAGATCAGCATCATATCAGCGACATGAGCGGCATGTGAGCTGTTTACTGACTTGGATCACTGCATAGTAGTGCTGACTGACAGATTGCGTGTCTTGGAGAAATGGCTCGCAGTATACACAAAAAGCCACTTAGTAATGGCGCATCATTGATAACTCATATGTCAGAAAGTCAACCAGGTCCAGTACAAATCTTACAATGTATTAATCACTGTGCTTCTCGACTTTTAGCTACTTTGCTTACCCCTCTTTGAGGATAACATGATGTTCCCCAACGTCTCACACGGAAACTTAAATTGCTGGGAATTAATTGACAGCTTTTGTGAAGTTACAACAAGATGACAGTCTAATGACACATCAACTGATGGATCAGATGATGTATGGTGTAGCCTGAAAATGGCCATCATCTGGAACAATTTTATTTATTTGACATTCGTAAACTTGAATCCTCACGCTTATCAGACAAAACAAAACTCAGGCTTTTCGATCACATTTTCAAGGCTTGATACACGTGACTCAAACAAGTATCAATGATGAGTGACGACTGGACCGCCGAGCCTCTGGTTCTCGACTTTGAGCATCTTGCTCGAAACGATGTCGGCCTAGTCGGCGGCAAGAATTCCTCCTTGGGTGAGATGATCCGAGCCCTCGGACCAAAGGGTATCCCGGTGCCACCAGGCTTCGCAACATCCTCCTACGCCTACTGGCACTATGTCGACGCCAACAACATCCGGGGCAAGATCGATGAACTCGTCGATCAGTGGCAATCTGGCCATCAGACCCTTGCTGAGATAGGCCACGCCATACGCACTCTGTTCCTACGTGGGACATGGCCCGCCGATACTGCCGAGGCCATACTGTCTGGCTATCGCGACTTGTGTGACAAAGCTGGGGTCGATGATCTGAGTGTTGCAGTGCGATCAAGCGCAACGGCAGAAGATCTCCCTGACGCGAGCTTCGCTGGACAGCAGGAGACGTACCTAAACATCCAGGGGAGCGAAGCACTGCTCGATGCCTGTAGACGATGCTATGCTTCGCTCTTCACAGACCGGGCTATCAGCTATCGCCAtatcaagaagttcaatCATGGCAACGTGGCTCTGTCCATTGGGATACAGCAGATGGTTCGCTCCGACATCGGTGGCGCAGGAGTCATGTTCTCGATTGATACAGAGAGCGGCTTCGACAAGATCGTCCTCATCAATGCTGCATGGGGTCTTGGCGAGAATGTCGTCCAAGGCACCGTCAACCCAGATGAGTACCATGTTTTTAAGCCACTGCTGTCTAATGAGAAGCTGTCGCCGATTCtgagcaagaagctcggcgaCAAGGCCGTCAAGATGGTGTACGGGGATAAGTGCGTACCAACTCGCAATGTCCCTACATCCAGAGCTGAGCGAGCGTCCCATGTTctcgaagatgaagagattctCCAGTTGGCACGATGGGCGTGCCTTGTTGAGGAGCACTACGGTTGCCCAATGGATATGGAGTGGGCCAGAGATGGCTCTTCTGGCAAACTCTATATCGTACAGGCCAGACCTGAGACTGTGCAGTCTCGTCGCGACGCGGCTGCCTTCAAGACCTACAAGGTTGGCGAACGTGGCCACACCTTGACCACGGGCCTGTCTATTGGTGACAAGGCAGTTGCTGGGCGCATCTGCCTGCTCACTTCAGTCTCGGACAGGGACAAGTTTATCGACGGCTCCATCCTGGTTACTGACTCTACTGATTCCGACTGGGTGCctgtgatgaagagagcTGCTGCGATTGTCACCGACTACGGTGGGCGAACCTCTCATGCCGCGATTGTCAGTCGGGAACTGGGTGTCCCAGCGGTAGTTGGCACTGGAAACGCAACCTATGTTCTGCACACTGGGCAAGATATCACCGTGTCATGTGCAGAAGGCGATTCGGGCCTTGTCTATGATGGAATTTCGGACATCACTACTGAGATGGTCAACATATCCGACCTTCCTTCCGTCCGAACAAAGATCATGCTGAATCTAGCCAATCCCTCAGCTGCGTATCGCTGGTGGAGGCTCCCAGTCGATGGCATCGGACTTGCGCGTATGGAATTCGTGGTCAGCAATTCTATTCGGGTGCACCCCATGGCTCTCGTCCactttgatcatcttgaggatgaagcagccaagaaagagaTCGCCAATCTCGCTGCAGGCTATGCTTACAAGCCTGATTACTTTGTGGATAAATTGGCATCTGGCCTTGCGACACTGTGTTCTGCTGTTTATCCCAAACCAGCCATTATCAGAATGAGCGACTTCAAGACGAATGAGTACGCTCGCCTGATAGGCGGTGCCGAGTTTGaactcaaggaggagaacCCCATGATCGGATTTCGTGGGGCCTCGCGTTACTACTCGCCTCGTTACAAGGAAGGCTTTGCTCTAGAATGCCGCGCTGTGAAAAAGGTTCGAGAGGAAATGGGACTCACTAATGCCATCGTCATGATCCCCTTTTGCCGAACAGTCAAGGAAGCCCGAAAGGTGCTGGACATGATGGAGCAGAATGGTCTGAAGCGGGGAGAGAACGGCCTCATGGTTTATGTGATGTGCGAGATCCCCTCCAACGTGATCCTGGCTTCGAGCTTTACCCAGCACTTTGACGGCTTCTCCATTGGGTCCAATGATCTGGCTCAGCTCACCCTCGGTGTAGATCGTGATTCGGGGGAGTTGGCGAGTTTGTTTAACGAAcaggatgaggctgtcaagtGGATGATTGCTAGAGCTATTGCGGTAGCTCGCCGAGAGGGCTGTAAGATTGGGCTTTGTGGTGAGGCACCAAGTAATCATCCTGAATTTGCCAAGTTCTTGGTTAATGCGGGGATTGATTCCATCTCTGTCAGTCCGGACAGTTTTATTCAGGTTATGAAACACGTAGTGGCTAGTGAGAAGGGCTTGTAATTATTTATTCAGCTACTGTTAGTGATGTTTAAAGTGCATCTTATTCATCAGCCGATAGTTTGACGTTGTGAGGTAGAATGCAGAAGGACGCTAATGAGCCTTCAGAGGGAAGGATCTTCTTTGCAAGCCTGGTGATATCAGTAGTGCGAGTTGATATTTACAAAAGAATATCCAAGACCTCGAAGTCGATAGGTTTTGCGGTGACTTGATTTGCATCTGAATATTTCACCAAGTCATCCTACTTAAACCATGATACAAGAAGTTTAACTGGAATTATTATACCTATTGACTATAAATACAAACGCCAAAAATGCTCACCACCAGTCTCGCTGGATTGATTTAACACTGGCTTTCAATAAATCCCCCGATGATTTGACCGCCGCATTCTCACCTTCGTTCATCGATAGTGGAACTGTATTGAGGATCCCCTTCCTCCCAATGACGGCGGGCAAGCTAAGACAGCATCCATACTCCTCTTGAAAGTGACTGACTGGGTACATCTCATGCTTATCCAGCATGACAGAACAACACAGATTAGCTGCAACTGAAGCTATTCCAAAAGGTGCAGACCCTTTCCCCAGACTGATTTGACTCGACCGATGCTTGCAGATGAGTTCGATCCTACTGCGGTCGATGGCATTCAGCATTTTCACGTCCTCAATGGGGATCGTGCCAATGGTTGCTGCCGACCAGACGACTActtgatgttctccatgatgacCTACGACGAACGCATCCACAGTATATGGAGATACCTTCGATGTTTGTATTAGAAATGCGGTAGTCCAAATGTCACAGCGCCCACTCACCAAAGCACGGGAGGCAGCCATTCCTCGGAGCCTGTAGGTATCCAGAGCTGTACCAGTGCCAATGAcctgagatggaggaagtCCCGACATTTCTTTGGCGAGAGACGTCAGTAGGTCAACTGGATTTGCCACGATGAGCAAGACGGTGTCAGCTCGAAAGGGCTTCATCGCCTCCATCACCTCACGTATCATCGAGGTGTTCCGGGACGTATAGTCAACAGTTGTCTGGCCTTGGGAAGAACAGTGAGTCAACATCCCCACGCAATGGACCGCACACGTACCTAGCATGTGTTTAGATGCGGCGGTTATCACCACGAGATCGCACTGAGCAGCCTCACGGTACGTAGCTGGACGTACACGCGTACTGCTGTTAGTACTGTAAGTGACATCGCAGAGGTCTTCGATCTGGGCGTTTCTGACGCTCAGGTCGAGatcgacgaggagaagctcgctCGCCATAGAATTCAACGTGAGGTTGTAAGCGACGGCGCCGCCGACTTCGCCAACGCCGACGATGGCCACTCGAGATGCTGAGCCCATCGCGCTTCAGTTGGATTGACGGTAATATTGTTGGCCCCGCTGTGCATTTTGACTATGAGCCGCGATTTATAAAACCCCTGGGGGTCAGGCAAGGATTGTGGCGTAATTAGAGTTTGTGGTGTTCTGATGATGTACTGATGGTCCACATTGCTGACTGTCAGAGTAGCATTGAAGCGTCACGCCACAACGAAAGACCTGATGTGACAATGACTAGAAGCTTGCTCACAAGAGGGCATCATCGTATCAGATGATA includes:
- a CDS encoding L-lactate dehydrogenase, with the translated sequence MGSASRVAIVGVGEVGGAVAYNLTLNSMASELLLVDLDLSVRNAQIEDLCDVTYSTNSSTRVRPATYREAAQCDLVVITAASKHMLGQTTVDYTSRNTSMIREVMEAMKPFRADTVLLIVANPVDLLTSLAKEMSGLPPSQVIGTGTALDTYRLRGMAASRALVSGRCDIWTTAFLIQTSKVSPYTVDAFVVGHHGEHQVVVWSAATIGTIPIEDVKMLNAIDRSRIELICKHRSSQISLGKGSAPFGIASVAANLCCSVMLDKHEMYPVSHFQEEYGCCLSLPAVIGRKGILNTVPLSMNEGENAAVKSSGDLLKASVKSIQRDWW
- a CDS encoding phosphoenolpyruvate synthase, whose amino-acid sequence is MMSDDWTAEPLVLDFEHLARNDVGLVGGKNSSLGEMIRALGPKGIPVPPGFATSSYAYWHYVDANNIRGKIDELVDQWQSGHQTLAEIGHAIRTLFLRGTWPADTAEAILSGYRDLCDKAGVDDLSVAVRSSATAEDLPDASFAGQQETYLNIQGSEALLDACRRCYASLFTDRAISYRHIKKFNHGNVALSIGIQQMVRSDIGGAGVMFSIDTESGFDKIVLINAAWGLGENVVQGTVNPDEYHVFKPLLSNEKLSPILSKKLGDKAVKMVYGDKCVPTRNVPTSRAERASHVLEDEEILQLARWACLVEEHYGCPMDMEWARDGSSGKLYIVQARPETVQSRRDAAAFKTYKVGERGHTLTTGLSIGDKAVAGRICLLTSVSDRDKFIDGSILVTDSTDSDWVPVMKRAAAIVTDYGGRTSHAAIVSRELGVPAVVGTGNATYVLHTGQDITVSCAEGDSGLVYDGISDITTEMVNISDLPSVRTKIMLNLANPSAAYRWWRLPVDGIGLARMEFVVSNSIRVHPMALVHFDHLEDEAAKKEIANLAAGYAYKPDYFVDKLASGLATLCSAVYPKPAIIRMSDFKTNEYARLIGGAEFELKEENPMIGFRGASRYYSPRYKEGFALECRAVKKVREEMGLTNAIVMIPFCRTVKEARKVLDMMEQNGLKRGENGLMVYVMCEIPSNVILASSFTQHFDGFSIGSNDLAQLTLGVDRDSGELASLFNEQDEAVKWMIARAIAVARREGCKIGLCGEAPSNHPEFAKFLVNAGIDSISVSPDSFIQVMKHVVASEKGL
- a CDS encoding L-lactate dehydrogenase — translated: MGSASRVAIVGVGEVGGAVAYNLTLNSMASELLLVDLDLSVRNAQIEDLCDVTYSTNSSTRVRPATYREAAQCDLVVITAASKHMLGQTTVDYTSRNTSMIREVMEAMKPFRADTVLLIVANPVDLLTSLAKEMSGLPPSQVIGTGTALDTYRLRGMAASRALVSPYTVDAFVVGHHGEHQVVVWSAATIGTIPIEDVKMLNAIDRSRIELICKHRSSQISLGKGSAPFGIASVAANLCCSVMLDKHEMYPVSHFQEEYGCCLSLPAVIGRKGILNTVPLSMNEGENAAVKSSGDLLKASVKSIQRDWW